A window of the Salarias fasciatus chromosome 7, fSalaFa1.1, whole genome shotgun sequence genome harbors these coding sequences:
- the LOC115392393 gene encoding zinc finger C3H1 domain-containing protein-like produces the protein MGGDRRPRSKSRDGDHRKSSGERGPGLLRKPVPVRQLRGGGDGHGQRDGLASAVSHTHTGGGGSGTRPHLAAYRADFYHPFLPPLLDGGPPPLPPLPPPPDEQEPPPKPPFADEEEEEEMLLRETCLMSMAHKRVTPTEQSSSGPPSPSAVPPVVEVQHVPRGNLSTVSLNLVSPAQRKFSRGPPSGRAPLMLPRHKAVVVSLGDSDDSDSDGDAGSSQAVFGGLEFMIKEARRTVEAEAESGLLLERRRKAAVSSRTSAQRSAAVVIYRVLRIC, from the exons ATGGGGGGGGACCGGAGACCCCGCAGCAag TCCAGGGACGGGGACCACAGGAAGTCTTCGGGGGAAAGGGGGCCTGGACTCCTCAGGAAACCTGTACCAGTACGACAACTACGAGGAGGTGGCGATGGACACGGACAGCGAGACGGGCTCGCCAG tgccgtctcccacacacacactggcggTGGAGGATCCGGGACACGCCCCCACCTGGCAGCCTATAGAGCG gACTTCTATCATCCCTTCCTGCCCCCCCTGTTGGACGGCGGTCCcccgccgctgccccccctcccccctccaccagaCGAGCAGGAGCCCCCCCCCAAACCTCCTTTTgctgacgaggaggaggaggaggagatgctgcTCCGGGAGACGTGTCTCATGTCCATGGCCCACAAGAGGGTGACCCCCACCGAG CAGAGCTCCAGCGGACCTCCGTCTCCGAGCGCCGTCCCCCCCGTCGTGGAGGTCCAGCATGTCCCTCGGGGGAACCTGAGCACCGTCAGTCTGAATCTGGTGTCTCCGGCCCAGAGGAAGTTCTCCAGAGGACCCCCGTCTGGCAGGGCGCCCCTGATG ctgCCCCGCCACAAGGCCGTGGTGGTCTCTCTGGGGGACTCGGACGACAGCGACTCGGACGGGGACGCCGGGTCCTCGCAGGCCGTGTTCGGAGGTCTGGAGTTCATGATCAAGGAGGCTCGGCGGACGGTGGAG GCAGAAGCC gagagcggCCTTCTGCTGGAACGGCGGCGGAAGGCGGCGgtctccagcaggacgtctgctcAGCGCAGCGCCGCTGTTGTTATTTACAGAGTTCTGCGCATTTGTTAG